The nucleotide sequence TCGGGATCTCATCGCGGAAGTTGGCAATCTCGAGTCGGAAGAACAGGCACTGGTGATGGGCGATTCGCTGCCGAAGGGCCTGCGGATCCTCTAGACTGCACTGTAAACGACATTGTTGAGCACGGGTGTTTGAGTCGACGTACGAGGCTGGTGATGTTACGAGTGAAATTGTTTGCGCAGGCGAAGCAACTGGTGGGGAGTCCCCAGGTGGAACTCCCCTGGGCCGATGGTCAGTCGGTAACCGAACTGAAGCAGCAACTCGGCGAACAGTACCCTCAACTTCAATCGCTGCTCCCCCGCTTGCTGGTTGCGGTCAATAGTGAGTACGCCGGGAACGAACAGACGATTACGACACGGGACGAAGTCGCCTGTTTCCCGCCGGTCAGCGGCGGCTAAACTGGACTTCCACTCCGCCAATACGGAAACCCCCTGCCACTGACCTCTGGATCGAACAGCCCGACATGATCTCACTCACGCACGATCCCATCGATTATCACGCTTTGACGGAATCGGTCCGGTCGACTCAATCAGGGGCCGTCGTCCTGTTTCTCGGAACCGTCCGCGAAATGACCCACGGTCGTCGGACGCTCGCGCTCAACTATGAAGGCTATCCCGAAATGGCCGAAGTGAAGCTCGCGGAACTGGAAACGGCAGCCCGGGCGAGATGGCCCGTGGATCGCGTGGCGATCGTTCACCGTCTGGGACGGCTTGAGCTGGGGGATATCAGTGTGGCGGTTGCCGTCAGTTGTCCGCACCGGAAAGCGGCGTTCGAAGCGGGCCAGTTTCTGATCGATGAACTGAAAGTCTCCGTCCCGATCTGGAAGCAGGAAAACTGGAGCGACGGGACGACGGAATGGGTTCATCCCTCCGGCAAGCCCCAGGAGTCCTGACGGACAGGACGCCGACACAAGGGGCGGCCAGCTCTGCGGTTCGGGGACTTCTCAGGAATTTCTTTCTTCCTGACGTAAAGTGGCATCCCAAGCGGTAGACTGGATGTATCCAGATCTCACGGAACGACGCTTTCTCGGTTAGTACGCCAATGTTGCCAGAGCTCCCCTTAATCGATTCCTTTGGCCGGTTGCACAACAACCTGCGGATCAGCGTCACCGATCGATGCAACATTCGCTGCTTCTATTGCATGCCGGCCGAAGACGTGCAGTTCATGGAGAAATCCGAGCTGCTGACGTTCGAAGAAATCGAGCGATTCGTGCGGATCGCCGTTCCCCTGGGGATCGACAAACTTCGTTTGACAGGGGGCGAACCACTCGTCCGGCGCGAACTGAAAGAGCTGGTGTCCCGTCTGGCGGCGATCGACGGGATCAAGGATATTGGTCTCACGACCAATGGGATCCTGCTCGCCGATCAGGCCGAAGGCTTGTACCAGGCGGGGCTCCGCAGGATTAACGTCAGTCTGGATGCCCTGACGCCGGAAAAGTTTAAGAAGTTCACTCGCCGCGAAGGCTTTGAACGAGTCATCGAAGGGATTCAAGCGGCACAGCAGGCCGGTTTCCAGCCGGTCAAGATCAACGCCGTCTCGGTACGGGGCATGACCGAGGAAGAACTGGTTCCGTTCGGGCACTTCGCCCGCGAGATGGGTGTCGAAGTCCGGTTCATCGAATACATGCCGCTCGACGCCGACAACGCCTGGGAACGAGGTAAGGTCCTGTACGCCCACGAAATCGTCGAACGACTGTCGGCGGAAATCATGCCCCTGCGTTCCCTCGATCCCGACGCAGGAGATGGCCATGGTGGACCTGCGACCGATTTCGTGTTCGAAGATGGGATTGGCCGAATCGGGTTCATCTCGTCCGTGAGCCAGCCCTTCTGCATGAGCTGTAACCGCATCCGCATCACGGCCGACGGCAAACTGCGCAACTGCCTGTTCAGTCTGGATGAAACCGACGTCCGGAGCCTGCTGCGGAGCGGTGCGGCCGATCAGCAGATCGTCGACGCCATCCGGGCCAGCGTCGCCGCTAAGAAAGAGGGGCACGAAATCAACACCGCCCGCTTCATCCAGCCAGCTCGCCCGATGCACTCCATCGGCGGTTGAATCTCCCGGATCTCGCTGCGTTCGGGGAGATTCCATTTCACCACTGAGGAATTCGTTCGATCAAAAACACCGTGCGGTGAACCACAACAGAAAGAACCGTCATGAAGTTCGGAACGGGTTTCTCGATCGCCGGTCAATTCAGACGACGCACTGACCACAGACCACGAGCGGCAAGAGACCGCTCGCTCGCTCTGAACCGCTGGGCGACCCTCTACATCGTGGCCGCAGCGGTCTGGCTGTCGGCGGGACAGTTGAACGCTCAAGGCCCAGCAAGCACATCGCAAGCGAAGGCAGAACCGCTCGCTCCTCTGCAGCAGGAGTCCTCGCAAACGCCTGCCGACGATCCTCCCGTTCAGGCAGAAGCACCCGCAAGAGAAACCGATTGCAACGAAAAACCGCTGCCAGAGAAAGATCCATTTGATCGTGGTTTCGGCGAGGTCGAAGTACCGGGACGTGTGATTGATGCTCAGGGAAAACCCGTCGCGAAGGCACAGATTTTCTGGAAGAACTGGGGTGTTCGTGTGCCGGTGGCGAAAGCACTGTCTGATGCGAATGGCCACTTCGTGATCTCGACCTTCCGTCAGATTCGCGCTGTCGGGGGGAATCGCCGACTTGATCCGGACGAGATCAACAAGAACAGACTGCTGAAAACGTCCATCATCGGAACGGCTCCAGGGTATGGCTTCGGCACCGTGATCGACGGGGACGGGATCACCATCCAAGTCGTGCCCGACGATCCGATCGTGGGACGGGTTCTGAATGAAAGCGGACAACCGGTCCGAGGTGCGAAAGTGCGTGTCCGCGACGTTCTTTGGCCACGTCGAGACAATGATCCGATCGTCCAGTTGGAAAATCGTCAGGGAGACGGATCCGTCGTTCCTGTCCCTGCCGGTGAAGGTCTGGATCCCTGGCTTTCGGCCATTCGTCAAGCCGCGAACATGAACGATTATTTCGTCGCCCGCCAGTATCTGGTGGGACTGATCCAGGCGAATTTTCTCGGGAATCGCCCCGCTGTTTACGCTCCGCTCGTGCCCGCTGTCGTCACAGACGACCAAGGCAATTTCGAACTCCGGGGCGTCGGTCGGGAACGGGTCGCCGAGCTCTACGTCGATGGTGTGCCGGATCACGCGTCGGTATTGGTCCTGGTTGCCAATCGGTTGCTCGAATCGCCGATCGTGATCGCTGCGCAAAGCGAGTCTGTGAAGAAACTCATCTCGAATCCCGGTCGTGACCTGACCGTTTTTGGAAGAAAGCTCGAGCTGACGCTCCCGGCAGGACGGACGATCCAAGGGGTCGTGACAGACCGGGAAACGGGCCTTCCTTTGTCGGGACTACGCGTCGTCGGTCCGACGGTGACACGGATTGAGTATCCCGGCTACGACCGCTTTTTCACCACCACCGACCCTCAAGGACGCTACCGAATCGAGAGCTTTCCGCTGACGCAGCGAGCGTTCTTCAAAGTCGAAGCCGGTCCGGACAGGGACCTCGAACCGATCGATCCGGAAGAACTCCCCTACTTCAGTCGTGAGATCGCTTTGAACGTAGCCTCAGGCACCGGTGTCATTCAGGCGGATGTGCCGTTATCCCGGGGAATCTGGATCACTGGAAAGGTGGTCGATGATGTCTCTGGCGAGGGGCTGATGGACGCGACCGTCGAGTATCACGTCTTCAACGACAATCCTCATCTCAAAAGTGAGCTGGAACGGAATTCTCCTCCTGAATTCGAGACGGGGGTGCGCACGAAGGAGGATGGTTCATTTCGCTTGCGGGCCCTGCCGGGGCGGGGAATCGTCACCGCGAATGACTTTCGCTACCTGCAAGGGATCGGTGCTGATGCGATCAAAGGGTTAAAGAACGACGAATATCGTGAGTCCCTCTATCAACCGGGGGGATTCAGTCCCTACATCCGCAGTACGACAATTGCGGTCAATATCGACGATGAGACCGCGACGTACGAATGTGAGTTGCGGCTGGTCAAAGGGAAGAGCCGAGTTGTCACGGTCATCGATCCCTCGGGCGAGCCTCTGACGGATCTGGAAGCGAGCGGGTTGAATCATCAGGTCCAGAATCCGATCTCAAAAATCAAAGGCGACATGCTCGACATCACCAATCTCTATCCGGGTGAACGGCGAGAAGTCGTGGCTCGAAGTGTCTCCAGAAAGTTGATGGGGATGGCGACCGTGACGGACGAAGCAGACGGGCCTGTCACATTACAACTTCAACCCTGGGCCAGCGTGTCCGGTCGCCTGGTCGACGATGCCGGCGAACCCCGCTCAAGTGGATTACGCATTCAGCTCGACGACGGCAAACTGCCCATTCATACTCTCAATGGCCTGCAGTACGACAAGCAGGAATTTCTGATTGATGCGGAGGGAAAGTTTGAAATTATAGGCATGGTACCAGGTGCAGCGTACCGGCTGTCCGTAATCGAGGGAGGAGTTCTCTGGCTTGGGAACGCCACGAACATTTTTCGCTTGAAGCCCGGCGAAGTCCGACAACTGGGTGACGTAAAGGTGATGAAACGAGAATAACGAGTGGTTGAATCAACAGGGTAAATTGAGGGAGAGTTTTTCTTGTTTGAGCGAATCGCGCGAACGTTCGAAGGCACGACAGCCGTCGTGATCGGAGCGGGTGGAATCGGCGCTGAAATTGTGCGTCAGCTGGTCGGCAACGTCGCCAAATTGGTGGTCGCCGACCAGAACGATCAACTGCTGTCATCTCTTCTGTGTCAACACGGTGCGTCGAAGCTTTTTGTCCATAACCTCGATGTGGGCGACGCCTCTGCTGTGGCAACGTTCTTTGCCGAGTTAGACGCGACCGTGGGGTCGCCTGATCTCCTGTTCTATACAGCAGGGATCCTCAATATCGAATCGCTGGCTGAGTTGTCAGCAGAGAAGTGGCAGAAGACCGTGCAGGTAAACCTGAACGGTGCCTACTTCTGCGTGCAAGCCGCAGCGGATCGAATGCAGAAGCAGAAACGCGGAAGCATCATCGTGCTTGGTTCGATCGCCGGCACGAAAGCCAGATCCGGCTCCCGCGTGAATCCGGTGTATAATGCAACCAAGGCCGCGCTGGCGGCGTTCGTCAACGGGGCCGCGATGCAGTTCCGCCCACATGGAATCCGCATCAATTGTATCTCACCCGGCCCGACGGCCACCCCAATGATGAACTTGCAGCCAGCCCAGGTGCATGCAGCGGTCAGCGAGATGACTCTGGATGGCCGGATGAACGACCCCGCAGAAGTGGCGGAACTGGCCCTCTTCGTTGCCGGGCATGGACGATTCACGGGCGAAGAAATCTGTATGGGGGGCGGCGCGGGACTGGGAGGGTGACCCGCAGAAGTCATTGTATCAACAAGACTTCTGGTGTGCTGGTTCGGGGGATTCAGCCGCGTCGGACCGATTTGAGCGGAAATCGTCCGTCCCCCGAATTCTTTCCACATTGACGGGGACTGATGGCTGCCGATAGGGTTTTCGTTGGTCCCGCAATTTGAGATAGACAGGGTTTGTGAATGCTTCGAATCAATCAAGGTCAGTCCCGTCCCTTCTGCGACGGTGTCTCGCGACGACGATTTCTGGAGGTCGGCTCGCTGGGGGTGTTCGGATTGAGCCTGTCGTCGCTGCTGCGGAACGATGCCCGCGCTTCCGATGAGTCCAGCCGATTTCCACGAACTTCGAAGCGTTCTGTGATTCTCATCTGGCAGCATGGTGGTCCGTCACAACTCGACACATTCGATATGAAGCCACTGGCTCCTGCCGAAATTCGGGGTCCCTATCGCTCGATCGCCTCCTCGTTGCCAGGACTCGATGTCAGCGAGCTTTGCCCCGAACAGGCAAAGGTCATGGACAAGTGCTCTGTCATTCGCAGCTTCACTCACGGTGACGGCGATCACTGGGCAGCCGCCCACTGGATGTTGACCGGGCGAACTGGAGCCAACGGTTCGGACCGCGTTCCGCGTCAGCCCTCGATGTCGGCCGTCGCGTCGCACTTGCTGGGACCTCGACGTAGTGGCGTCTTGACGACCGTCAACATGAACGACGGGGGTTTTGGCTTTAACGGAGGGGCCTGGCTCGGCGTGGCGCACAATCCCTTCCGGTATGGTGAGTTCAGTTACGGGGACGAAGCGGGTCGCCTCCCCTCGGGCGATCATCGCAGTTTTGCTCTGGTGGATGGTTTGACCGCCGATGCACTCAACGATCGAATCGGACTGCAGAAGCAACTCGACAGCCTGAGGAGGAAATTCGACCAGAACAGCACCTTCCGCCAATTGGATCAAGTCGATCAGCAGGCCCTGGATATTCTGCTGTCGGGACGGACTCGCGAAGCCTTCGACGTGTCGAAAGAGGATGCGAAGACGCGCGAACGGTACGGCGACGGCTGGGGTGAGCAGGCGCTGGTCGCACGACGGTTAATTGAAGCCGGTTCGCGGTTCGTGACCCTGAACACCGGCTACTGGGATGACCATGGACAACTGAAGCACGGTTTAGACTACAAGATGCCGCGCCACGACCGGGCTGTTGGCGTCCTGATCCAGGACCTGGCCGAACGGGGAATGCTCGAAGATACGCTGGTCGTATCGGCAGGTGAGTTTGGCCGCACTCCTGTCATCAATCGGGACGCGGGGCGTGACCATTGGCCGCAGGCCCAAAGCATCCTGATCGCGGGGGGTGGCTACCGCCACGGACAGATCATCGGCAGTACCGACGCGAAAGCGGCGTACCCCACGTCGCGGCCGGTCGGCGTCGAAGACTTCTGCGCCATCATCTACAACGCGATCGGCCTGTCCGCGAACGACACGATCATCGACCACACCGGTCGCCCGATGCACCTGCTCCCCAGCGGAGAAGTTCCGAAAGAGCTGCTGTAAAGGACAGTCATCACTCAGGAAGCGGAAAGCCCGAAGAAGAGAAGGCCACCGTCTGCAGCGTGACTCTGCGACAAACCGTTGTTCGTCAGGACCATCATTTATCGACAGAAAGACTTTGTCACTGCAACGGGCGCCTGTGCGAGTTTCCCCAGGGTAGCACGGGTTGCCTGGTCTTCCGGGCTACCCGTGTGCGAAGCACAAGAGGTCTCCCCCGAAACTCACAATCGTCCCGCCAGACGGCAACTTACCCCCCGATCCGGAATTCTCCAGCTTGCATCCGGGTGATCGAACCCCGAGGAACTGGGTGGCCCTCGTCGGAGAAACACATTTCAGGAGGTCTGTCGATTGAAAACCGAGTCAGTGACCTGCGCCACCGCCAGTATTCCCTTGAATACAACGGCCCTCGCGCCAGTCCGCAATTCTTCAACACTCTGTCACTGAGCGCTGAAACGGTACCAGTTGAGACAAAGGGGCTATTGTTTTCTGATCATCAGATTTTCTGATCAGAAATTCACGAGTGCGACAACAATGGCTTATCAACTCAGTATGGACGAGTCATCATCGATTAAGACGTTTGCGTGAGAGCGGCTTGTCTGAGCGAGCGATTGCGCAGTCGCTTGGCGTATCGCGAAACTCTGTTCGGCGTCATTTGGCGTTGAAACGGCCAAACGAGACCAAAGCGCCCACGGGTCTGCAGAGGCCGTGGAAGGGCTCGGTTCGTCTGTTTCCCGGAGTCGTTGCGAGCGATTTCGCGACATCATTTTGTCGAAGCTGGAGCAAGGCCTGGATGCGCAGCAGATTTGCCTGAACCTCGTCCAAGAGCACGGATCTGATGAAAAGTACGGGTCTGTTCGTCGCTTCGTGAAGAGCCTGGGAATCTGGTATGCCGTGTCCCCGGGGGCGTTTTCCCAGGGGGGCAAGTACCGTCAACTGCCACCCGTTGACGCCGACGGAAATTTTGAGCCGCAGGGGAAGTTGTGCCTGATACAACCTCGTGCGGCTGACGCCGCCCCGGTCGCCGCGATGACGCGACAACCGGGGCTACCCTCCCAAGGGGCGATACCGTTGATTGAGGATCGTCGGACGAGGCTGGACAGACGTGGCATCGACACTTCCAACTTCGAATTCGCTCAAACGCAGAAGAGTTGAATGGAAAAAATAGGGGATGCCAGATATGCAGTGTCCGCGGGTGCGTTGACTTTAGGTAACGCGACTGCTCAGGCTTATCCAGCGCTAATCAATGGAGCGTGTCGCACCGGAACGCAGTCTCCAGCCGGTCGCGGCACTCACTGGTTCGCTCACGTCCCTTCTGACTCTGGCCACCCCACCACCGACCATGCCCGTGCAACTTGAGTTCACTTCAAGTAACGTTTTACGACGATGTGCTGGGGAAAACGACGTCACTTCCTTCTGAAACAGGTCGTATGAACAGATTTGTCGTGATGCTGACCGCAGCCGTTTGCCTTGTCGCGCGAGTCGCCGTGGCGGGGGTGGATTTGAGTCAGTCAACGGTCTCATCCGACTTGAAAATGGTTCCCGCCGGCACGGTGGTGACGGTGTATGTCGTTCTCAAGAACTCGGGCGACACCCCCTCCCATCAGACCGATGTGCGAGTGCGGTTTCCGCACAATGGATTTCTCGTCCGGATTGACGAGTTGCCCCAGTTGAAACGCGACGACAAAGAACGCGAGGTGACCGCCGTCGTCGAGATTCCCGCCAGGGGCGAGACTTCGTTTACGTTCGACCTGCTGGCCTCTCGCAAAGAGGCCCAGCACACGCTGTCAGCGGAGATCGAAGCGCGAAACTTTCTGGCGGATGCGCGGCTGGATACGGAGTTCTCGATCAAAATCAGCAGCGCCCCTTCGACGGCCGGAGTGGTCATCGGTGGGTTGAGGTTTCATCCGGCGGCGTTCTGGGTTCTGGGATGGATGGTCTGCGGCGGATTGTTCTTCGTCTGGTTGCGACTTCGCCTGCAGTGGCTCAGAGAACATCCACTGTCCAGCCGCTTGCCATCGCAGATCAGTCGCGTCCCGGCGCTGGGGCTGGTGGCTCTGATCATGCTTCCGCTGGCGTTTGCGATGGTGGGAACGGGACTCGCGTGGCGCGATCTGCAAACACTCACCACCTGGAAAGAGGCGGAAGCCACGATCCTCGGGCGACGTGAAGTCATCAGGACACAGACACGAAACCAGGCCGGACGGCGGCGACAGACAAGCACCACCCGCACGCCCGAATTCGCGCTGAAGTATCAGGCAGGCGACCGCGAAATGATCTCCACCGGCTTCGACACCGGTACCTCCCTGCACATCGGCGGCCAGGTGCTCGGGAAGCAGACGATCGACGAGTGGGTCCCAGGCAAAACCATTCCCTGCTGGTACGATCCCACCGACCCCGCCAACGTCATCGTCCGCCGCGGCTTCGGCGGAATCTATTTTTTCTTCCTGCTTCCACTCCCCCTTCTCGTATTCGGTCTGTGGCAACTCCGAAAAGTCAGTCAGGCCGTCAGCCAACTGGACGAACTCGAATGGGAATCGAGCGAGAACGCGACCTGAAGTGTGATCAAGATCCACTCACAGTCAGCACCTCACACTCGGCCAAGAAGGCAATTGTGAGGTGCTGACGATTTCACGGACAGTTCAACATCTTAAACTGGAAGCCCCAGAAAGGATTGTTGGATGTCTAAGAAAGTCGAAAAGAGAAACGCAAAACGAACACGCCGGAGCTTCACGGAGGAGTTCAAGAAAGAAGCGGTTGCCTTGCTGCTGGATGGACACTCTGCCAGTTCCGTTGCGGAGCGACTGGGCCTGTCGAGCCCCAATGTTCTCTACCGATGGAAGCAGGCGCAGCTTGAGGAGTCGGGCCCGATCGCAAGCACGCTGGAAGCGCGAGTCCACGAACTGTAAGTGGAGCTTCAGCGAGTGATTCGGGAGCGTGACATCCTAAAAAAAGCGTTGGCCATTTTCGGCCGCAACGAGTGAGGGACATCTACGCTGCCGTGCCGGGGATTGCACAATCAAGCAGCACTCAGATTCGTGTGGTGTGCGAGGTGTTGGGAGTCAGTCGGTCCGCGTATTACGCTTGGAGAGAGCGTACCCCCAGCGGGCGAGAATCTCGTGACACGCGACTTGCTCAACAAATCCAAGCCATCTTTTGGAACCATCGCCGCCGTTATGGCGCGCGTCGAATTGCGGAGGAGTTAGCCGATCAAGGAGAGATCTGCTCACCGCGAAAAGTGACTCAACTGCTGAGTTTACAGGGGCTGCGGGCCATTCAACCGAAGTCGTTCGCCCCCAAGACAACGCAGAGCCGACATCGTTTAGGGTACAGCCCGAATTTGTTACTTGAGGCTCCTGAGCCGAGTTCACTGAATGACCATTGGGTTGGTGACATCAGCTACGTCCCCCTGACGGACGGGCGTTTCTGCTATCTCGCTATTCTCATGGATCGCTATTCAAGGCGGATCGTCGGCTGGAATGTCGATCAGTCGATGACAGAAGAACTGGTGATCCCCGCTCTCCAGGCTGCAATCCGTGACCGTCAGCCCGCCCCGATGATGATTCACCATACCGACCGAGGAGGGCAGTACGCGGGAGGCCGGTATCGCGCGATCCTTCGTCGGGCAGACTCCCGACAAAGCATGAGCCGTGCTGACAACTGTTACGACAACGCCTTCATGGAATCTTGCTTCGGCACCCTCGAGACAGAACTCGAAATGACCGACTACAGACATCACCGCATCGCCCGGCGTGAGATCGGTGAGTACATCGCCTACTACAACCTCAACCGAAAACACTCCGCCCTCGGATACTTAACCCCGCATCAGTTCGAACTGCAGGAGTGATTTCTTGTGCGTTGAACTGTCCGTGAAATCGTCAGCACCTCAGTCGGTGATAGGATGTTGGCGAAACCATCAACTGCTTTCGTTGAGAATCTTCCAAGTACTCCATCACGTTGCTCCTTCGGCAGAAGGAGCCTGAAAAATTCCGCGAACAAAATCATTCTGATAGGCTAACGAATAAAGTACGGCTTCTCTGTTGTAACACTTGTCATAATGATCAACAGATAATTTGATTTGACTCTCAACAGAGATTCATACAGAATCCATGCAGCAAATAAGTGTTCTAGCGTTCCGGAGCTATGTCTAAGATTTGCTCGTCGGTGTTTCGCACACAGGAGTTTGACCATGATGCATAGAAGCAGTTTCAAAACCCTATTTTTGCAATAATTACTCTGGCAGGCAATTTGCATACCGATAAGGGAGAAAGGAGTCCCTTACATGCGAATTACCCTGTCCATGTGGCCCCAGCGACGGCGGCCGAATACGACAGGGTCCAGGACGGTCCCGAAGCCTTTTCTTGATGATGCCCAGTGGAATTCCATCAAAGATCTGTTTGCAAACCCTCTTCCATCCCCGCTGGGAGGCCGACCACGAGTCGAGCCTCGACCCTGTCTGGAGGGAATTTTGTGGGTCCTGAAGAGCGGAGGACGATGGCAAGATTTACCAGAGCGATACCCCTCTCCTGCAACATGCTGGCGAAGGCTCAAGGAGTGGACGGAGAGAGGAATCATGGTCAAAACGTGGGAACGTCTCCTGAAGTCCCTTGATCGACAGAAACAGCTGAACTGGTCGCAGGCAATGGGTGATGGCACCTTTTCGCCTGCAAAAAAGGGGGCGCCGAGGTTGGCAAGACCAAGAAAGGCAAAGGAACGAAACTCATGCTGATGACGGACGGTAACGGCGTCCCCATCTCGGGGTTCACCATTTCTGCACAGGTCGCCGAAGTCAACACGATCGAGACGCTGGTCGACATTCAAGTTGCTGGCCAGAAACCGGAGAGGCTGCTGTACGATAAGGCTGCCGATGCGGATTGGATTCGTGATACGCTCAAACTGCGAGGTATCGAGCAAATCACACCCCACCGAAAAGGCCGGAAGAAGCCGTCTCGACAAGACGGGCGAAGCCTGAGGCGATATGCGAGTCGCTGGAAAGTGGAACGCACGATCAGTTGGCTAGGCTATCAAAGAAGACTTCTTGTCCGGCATGAATACTACCCACATCTCTTCGAAGGTTTTTTCCACCTCGCCTGCCTAATGATATGCTTGAACCGGTTTTGAAACTGCTTCTAGTGTGATTCTGTCTCTGGCATTGATTGGGTTTTCCGCTTCGGCCGTGCTCGCCGAAGAGCTACCAAAAAACGCTGTCAAGGTCGGTGACACGAAGGACGCCAGCGACAGGAAGTACACCGTCGAGTTCGAGATCGCTGGCGGGAAGACGGCAAAGGTCGCGGCGGGCGAGTCGAAAGTGTTTGAGCTTCAAGATGTGACAAAGGAGTTCCACTGGTACAATGTGGCGGGCAACGAGCGGATCCGTGAGCGCGTCGCAAATGATGCGAATTTTAACTGGGTCAAGATCTCCCGTGCTGGTAACGGTGCGATCGAATGGACTTTCTACAGGGCGAAATGACCTGCCCGGGACCGAACCAGGCGATTCAACAGCCGAGGGGCAGGTTTGCTGGGGCTCTCAGCTCTCCGGGCCCCGTCGCTGCTGAGCTATGTCTGCATGTTGAAAGCGACTTAACGTGAGCATTGAAATTGTTCTCACTCCTGAAAACGCCTCACGTGCTGAACTCGTGGCCCATCTTTTCGAACTCGGTTATCAAACATGCCGCCATCTCTGGGACTGGCCCGCGGGCAGCCAAAACTTTCACTGGTTCCAAGAGGCGGAGCATTTGTCATTCGATGGCGTGGAGGCAACAGTTTACCGCGATCTCGACGAATCTATTTGGCTCCTGCACACACGGACTCGCAGCTCCGCGAGCAACGGTGATCGCCAGCACCAGAACCGGACCATCCGAAGCGCACGCAAGAAATTCGGCGGTTCGTTTTACAACGACTGGTCGGGGAGGAACCGGTACATCAAACTCGAGCTGGACTCACGCGACGCGGTCGCTCGCGGTATTTATTTGTCTTACGAGATGGTGTCCGAAAAGATCTCTTCTCTACGCATTGTGCTACCAGAGGCAGACGAACGACTTGAAAAGATGGTTGGAACACCTTTTGAGCCACTTGCTGATGTTGACCCAACGCGTGTTCTATACAACGCACTTTTCCCATTCGCTGTCGCCGCGATCGAGCACTTTTTCAGTCAAAGCTTCAAGATCATGCTTCGACATGATTCCGATGCACAGGTCAAACTACGATCGCAAAACAAGAAGATAGAGATTCCGGACGTGTACGCGATTCGCGATGGAGAGAAAACAATCGAGGATGTTGTCGCAGAGTGGTACAGTTTTCAGAATATCGGCAGCATTCATACTGCATTCAAAGAATGGTTCGGTATAGATTTTCAAGCACTTATCCGTCGTCGCAAGAAAATAGGTATCAAACTACCAATACTCGAACGTCGGTTGGCTGCGCTGATCGACTTTCGCCATGGCGTCGTCCACCGGTTCGCGCTTGATCACGGGCTTCGTAAGCAGGATATTGTCGATACTCTAAATCACCGTGCGCGAATATGCTCGGGTAAGTCGCCTATGAGAGCAATTGTTTGTGTTTGTCGTGGTTTCGTTTTCTCAGGTAGCGTCGAACGTTGGTCATGAGTGCGGGCATGGTCGGCCGGGTATGGTTCCGGGTGGCGTTGGCATGAAGATCCTGCCAGACACGCTCGATCTTATTGTCATCGGGACAGTAGGGAGGAAGAAAATGGAGTTGCAGTCGCTGACCTTGCTCTGTCGCCAGGCTGAGTCGCACCTGTTCCGTACTGTGAATCGAATAGTTATCCAGGATCACATGAATTCGCTTTGCACCCGGGTAACTTGTGACGAGTTTCCAAAGTAACAAGATGAAGAGCAGGCTGGTCTTTCTCTCTCCTTCCACCCAGGTGAGTTCACCCGTCCGTGAATCCAAGGCACCAGCCAAGTACCGCTTCACATTCTTTCCCGGAGTGGACACCTGTTTTTGTTGACCACGAACCATCCAGTCCAGCCCGATTTTCGGATTCAAGTGAA is from Schlesneria sp. DSM 10557 and encodes:
- a CDS encoding MoaD/ThiS family protein gives rise to the protein MLRVKLFAQAKQLVGSPQVELPWADGQSVTELKQQLGEQYPQLQSLLPRLLVAVNSEYAGNEQTITTRDEVACFPPVSGG
- a CDS encoding molybdenum cofactor biosynthesis protein MoaE produces the protein MISLTHDPIDYHALTESVRSTQSGAVVLFLGTVREMTHGRRTLALNYEGYPEMAEVKLAELETAARARWPVDRVAIVHRLGRLELGDISVAVAVSCPHRKAAFEAGQFLIDELKVSVPIWKQENWSDGTTEWVHPSGKPQES
- the moaA gene encoding GTP 3',8-cyclase MoaA — protein: MLPELPLIDSFGRLHNNLRISVTDRCNIRCFYCMPAEDVQFMEKSELLTFEEIERFVRIAVPLGIDKLRLTGGEPLVRRELKELVSRLAAIDGIKDIGLTTNGILLADQAEGLYQAGLRRINVSLDALTPEKFKKFTRREGFERVIEGIQAAQQAGFQPVKINAVSVRGMTEEELVPFGHFAREMGVEVRFIEYMPLDADNAWERGKVLYAHEIVERLSAEIMPLRSLDPDAGDGHGGPATDFVFEDGIGRIGFISSVSQPFCMSCNRIRITADGKLRNCLFSLDETDVRSLLRSGAADQQIVDAIRASVAAKKEGHEINTARFIQPARPMHSIGG
- a CDS encoding SDR family NAD(P)-dependent oxidoreductase: MFERIARTFEGTTAVVIGAGGIGAEIVRQLVGNVAKLVVADQNDQLLSSLLCQHGASKLFVHNLDVGDASAVATFFAELDATVGSPDLLFYTAGILNIESLAELSAEKWQKTVQVNLNGAYFCVQAAADRMQKQKRGSIIVLGSIAGTKARSGSRVNPVYNATKAALAAFVNGAAMQFRPHGIRINCISPGPTATPMMNLQPAQVHAAVSEMTLDGRMNDPAEVAELALFVAGHGRFTGEEICMGGGAGLGG
- a CDS encoding DUF1501 domain-containing protein; this translates as MLRINQGQSRPFCDGVSRRRFLEVGSLGVFGLSLSSLLRNDARASDESSRFPRTSKRSVILIWQHGGPSQLDTFDMKPLAPAEIRGPYRSIASSLPGLDVSELCPEQAKVMDKCSVIRSFTHGDGDHWAAAHWMLTGRTGANGSDRVPRQPSMSAVASHLLGPRRSGVLTTVNMNDGGFGFNGGAWLGVAHNPFRYGEFSYGDEAGRLPSGDHRSFALVDGLTADALNDRIGLQKQLDSLRRKFDQNSTFRQLDQVDQQALDILLSGRTREAFDVSKEDAKTRERYGDGWGEQALVARRLIEAGSRFVTLNTGYWDDHGQLKHGLDYKMPRHDRAVGVLIQDLAERGMLEDTLVVSAGEFGRTPVINRDAGRDHWPQAQSILIAGGGYRHGQIIGSTDAKAAYPTSRPVGVEDFCAIIYNAIGLSANDTIIDHTGRPMHLLPSGEVPKELL
- a CDS encoding DUF3592 domain-containing protein, translating into MNRFVVMLTAAVCLVARVAVAGVDLSQSTVSSDLKMVPAGTVVTVYVVLKNSGDTPSHQTDVRVRFPHNGFLVRIDELPQLKRDDKEREVTAVVEIPARGETSFTFDLLASRKEAQHTLSAEIEARNFLADARLDTEFSIKISSAPSTAGVVIGGLRFHPAAFWVLGWMVCGGLFFVWLRLRLQWLREHPLSSRLPSQISRVPALGLVALIMLPLAFAMVGTGLAWRDLQTLTTWKEAEATILGRREVIRTQTRNQAGRRRQTSTTRTPEFALKYQAGDREMISTGFDTGTSLHIGGQVLGKQTIDEWVPGKTIPCWYDPTDPANVIVRRGFGGIYFFFLLPLPLLVFGLWQLRKVSQAVSQLDELEWESSENAT
- a CDS encoding transposase encodes the protein MSKKVEKRNAKRTRRSFTEEFKKEAVALLLDGHSASSVAERLGLSSPNVLYRWKQAQLEESGPIASTLEARVHEL